A portion of the Alphaproteobacteria bacterium genome contains these proteins:
- a CDS encoding F0F1 ATP synthase subunit gamma has product MPSLKEFRNRIKSVKSTRKITSAMKMVAGAKLKRATDRAAAGRPYAQAMEKMLANLTQNISASEAPVLMRGTGKDDVHLLVVMTSDRGLCGAFNGSISRRARAEIVRLRQLGKKVLVLCVGRKGRDFLRREFADSIVGTMEDIGKPQLSFADAERVASKVMELFNEGKFDVATLFYNHFKSAMTQVVTAQQLIPVPMAPKIANQNEEKSEPKAIYEFEPSPEEILAEFLPRNIRVQIYRALLENNASEQGARMVAMDNATRNAGKAIDRLNLNYNRARQAYITKEMIEIVSGAEAV; this is encoded by the coding sequence ATGCCGAGTTTAAAAGAGTTTAGAAACCGAATCAAAAGCGTGAAATCCACGCGTAAGATTACGTCAGCCATGAAAATGGTCGCTGGCGCGAAATTAAAACGCGCCACCGATCGCGCCGCCGCTGGCCGCCCATACGCGCAAGCCATGGAAAAAATGCTGGCCAATTTAACGCAAAATATCAGCGCGTCCGAAGCGCCGGTATTAATGCGCGGCACTGGCAAGGACGATGTGCATTTACTAGTGGTTATGACGTCTGATCGCGGCCTCTGCGGCGCGTTCAACGGATCGATTTCCCGCCGTGCGCGCGCCGAAATCGTGCGTTTGCGCCAATTGGGCAAAAAAGTTTTGGTATTATGCGTTGGCCGCAAGGGCCGTGATTTCTTGCGCCGCGAATTTGCCGACTCCATCGTTGGCACGATGGAAGATATCGGCAAACCACAATTGTCGTTTGCCGATGCCGAACGCGTGGCCAGCAAAGTGATGGAATTGTTCAACGAAGGTAAATTTGATGTTGCGACGTTATTTTACAACCATTTCAAATCCGCGATGACCCAAGTGGTCACCGCGCAGCAATTGATTCCGGTTCCAATGGCGCCGAAGATCGCCAATCAAAACGAAGAAAAATCGGAACCAAAAGCGATTTACGAGTTCGAGCCAAGCCCGGAAGAAATTTTGGCTGAATTTTTGCCGCGCAATATTCGCGTGCAAATCTACCGCGCTTTGCTGGAAAATAACGCGTCCGAACAAGGCGCGCGGATGGTGGCGATGGATAATGCCACCCGTAACGCCGGCAAGGCAATCGACAGATTGAATTTGAATTATAACCGCGCGCGCCAAGCGTACATCACCAAAGAGATGATCGAAATCGTCTCTGGCGCCGAAGCGGTCTAA
- a CDS encoding F0F1 ATP synthase subunit alpha has product MEIRAAEISAILKQQISNFSTEAQVAEVGQVISVGDGIARIYGLDKVQAGELVEFPGGIKGMALNLETDNVGVVIFGDDRGIKEGDTVKRTGAIVDVPVGKGLLGRVVDGLGNPIDGKGPLTNVTRRRVEVKAPGIIPRQSVNEPVQTGLKAIDSLVPIGRGQRELIIGDRQTGKTAVAIDAILNQKAVNAGSDESKKLYCIYVAIGQKRSTVAQIVKTLEEQGALQYSIVVAATASDPAPMQFLAPYTGCSMGEYFRDNGMHAVIIYDDLSKQAVAYRQMSLLLRRPPGREAYPGDVFYLHSRLLERAAKLNKANGSGSLTALPIIETQAGDVSAYIPTNVISITDGQIFLETELFYRGIRPAINVGLSVSRVGSAAQIKAMKQVAGRIKLELAQYREMAAFAQFASDLDAATQKLLARGARLTELLKQPQYSPLSVEEQVCVIFAGVRGYLDNVPTNNITKFEAEFLRALRGSGADILSTIRTEQALSEATENKLKSFLENFMKSFA; this is encoded by the coding sequence ATGGAAATTCGTGCAGCAGAAATATCCGCGATTTTAAAACAGCAAATCAGCAATTTTTCAACCGAAGCCCAAGTCGCCGAAGTCGGCCAGGTTATTTCGGTGGGCGACGGTATCGCGCGTATTTACGGCTTGGACAAAGTGCAAGCCGGGGAGCTTGTGGAATTTCCAGGCGGCATCAAGGGCATGGCGCTGAATTTGGAAACCGATAACGTCGGCGTGGTTATTTTCGGCGACGATCGCGGCATTAAAGAAGGCGATACCGTAAAACGTACCGGCGCCATCGTCGACGTTCCGGTCGGCAAGGGTTTGCTCGGCCGTGTTGTAGACGGTTTGGGCAATCCAATTGACGGCAAAGGCCCATTGACCAACGTTACCCGCCGCCGTGTTGAGGTTAAGGCCCCTGGCATTATTCCACGCCAATCGGTTAACGAGCCCGTGCAAACCGGATTGAAAGCGATTGACTCGCTGGTTCCAATCGGCCGCGGTCAGCGCGAATTGATCATCGGCGACCGTCAAACGGGCAAAACGGCAGTTGCGATCGACGCTATTTTGAACCAAAAGGCGGTTAACGCCGGTTCGGATGAATCGAAAAAATTATACTGTATTTATGTGGCGATCGGACAAAAGCGTTCGACCGTTGCACAGATCGTCAAAACTTTGGAAGAACAAGGCGCATTGCAATATTCGATCGTGGTTGCGGCAACCGCATCCGATCCTGCGCCAATGCAATTCTTGGCGCCGTACACCGGCTGCTCGATGGGCGAATATTTCCGCGACAACGGCATGCATGCCGTTATTATTTATGATGATTTGTCGAAACAAGCGGTGGCTTATCGTCAGATGTCGTTGTTGTTGCGCCGTCCGCCAGGCCGCGAAGCGTATCCAGGCGACGTATTTTATCTGCACAGCCGTTTGCTCGAACGCGCCGCGAAACTGAACAAAGCGAATGGTTCAGGTTCGCTTACCGCGTTGCCGATCATCGAAACCCAGGCTGGCGACGTTTCGGCGTACATTCCAACCAATGTGATTTCGATCACCGACGGCCAGATTTTCTTGGAAACCGAATTATTCTATCGCGGTATTCGCCCGGCGATTAACGTCGGTTTGTCGGTATCGCGCGTCGGTTCCGCCGCGCAAATCAAAGCCATGAAACAAGTTGCTGGCCGTATCAAATTGGAATTGGCGCAGTACCGTGAAATGGCGGCATTCGCGCAGTTTGCATCGGATCTTGATGCCGCAACCCAAAAATTGCTGGCACGTGGCGCGCGTTTGACCGAATTGTTGAAACAGCCGCAATATTCGCCGCTGTCGGTCGAAGAACAAGTTTGCGTCATTTTCGCAGGTGTTCGCGGATATCTGGATAACGTTCCAACCAACAACATCACCAAATTCGAAGCTGAATTCTTGCGCGCTTTGCGCGGCAGTGGCGCAGACATTTTGTCCACCATCCGCACCGAGCAAGCATTAAGCGAAGCGACTGAGAACAAATTGAAATCGTTCTTGGAAAACTTCATGAAGAGTTTTGCGTAA
- the atpH gene encoding ATP synthase F1 subunit delta: MQNFPDISKRKLALPGFGCYKAREFKKGKNVAGIYSVNAQLVNRFCKALLDLAIQNNAVDTIQQELQKLGAAIEQSPELRTLIETPILRREQKLNAIVEILKKSGASGLLVNFAGMLANNNRLNLLPEIVGSFAEKLAEMRGEIAAEAISARPLEAAQMQQLQTEISKMFAGKKIVVTSKVDPNLLGGVAVRVGSTMIDGSLRTKFEGLSLALKGAA; encoded by the coding sequence ATCCAGAATTTTCCAGATATTTCAAAGAGAAAGCTTGCACTACCGGGTTTCGGATGCTATAAAGCGCGCGAATTTAAAAAAGGAAAAAACGTGGCAGGAATTTATTCGGTTAACGCGCAATTGGTCAATCGCTTTTGCAAGGCTTTGCTGGATTTGGCGATTCAGAATAATGCCGTCGACACTATTCAACAAGAATTGCAGAAATTGGGCGCGGCGATTGAACAAAGCCCGGAATTGAGAACATTGATCGAAACGCCGATTTTACGCCGCGAACAAAAATTAAACGCCATCGTGGAAATTTTGAAAAAATCGGGCGCCAGCGGATTGCTGGTCAATTTCGCCGGAATGCTGGCGAATAATAATCGTTTGAATTTACTGCCTGAAATTGTCGGATCGTTTGCCGAAAAATTGGCGGAAATGCGCGGGGAAATCGCCGCCGAAGCAATCTCGGCGCGCCCACTGGAAGCCGCGCAAATGCAGCAATTGCAAACAGAAATCAGCAAAATGTTTGCCGGCAAGAAAATTGTCGTAACGTCGAAGGTAGATCCAAATTTACTTGGCGGCGTTGCGGTGCGTGTTGGATCGACAATGATCGACGGTTCCTTGCGCACCAAATTCGAAGGATTAAGTCTGGCGTTAAAAGGCGCCGCTTAG
- the priA gene encoding primosomal protein N', with amino-acid sequence MTLTTNQDVFQVLLPLPLKDCFDYKIPANIATATGSYLRLPFGPKEMVGIVWGKGAGNVPDHKLKAANDSLDLPPLTDAMRQFVDWVATYTMNPRGAILKMVMAEKSVFAVPKRARKPVTAKSYDYRPPNISLEPEQQRAADDLVGKLGRGYSATLLEGVTGSGKTEVYFQAIAKALQEKKQVLLLLPEIALSAQLLRRFQDEFGAAATLWHSDLKSTERRQNWLDIVTGRARVIIGARSALFLPYKDLGLIVVDEEHEGAFKQEEGVLYHGRDMAVVRAHLEKIPIILVSATPSLETAANVQSGKYHHLHLSKRYSGAKLPDIQIIDLRTHKLPRGRWISDVLQKALADNLQSRQQSLLFLNRRGYAPLTLCRTCGHRMQCKRCSAWLVEHQKTGELCCHHCGFTMRKPQNCPSCKKENDLHPIGPGVERIEEEVKQLFPSAHVAVMSSDLTESAQKVAELVQALELGEIDIVIGTQMIAKGYHFPRLTLVGVVDADLGLAGGDLRAAERTHQLLLQVAGRSGREDLHGKVYLQTHLPDHPVLQAIARGDDEAFYALQMEERKLLSMPPFSRLASVVISGANQSMVEEHAGKLARAIPHNITGLQILGPAPAPLSRLRGKYRMRFLVKAAKNLAIQDHLRAWVGSQPHSRAIKIQVDVDPYSFV; translated from the coding sequence ATGACATTAACCACAAACCAGGATGTCTTTCAAGTCTTGCTGCCTTTACCCTTAAAGGATTGCTTTGACTATAAGATCCCAGCCAATATTGCCACCGCGACGGGCAGTTACTTGCGCCTGCCATTCGGGCCAAAGGAAATGGTCGGCATCGTTTGGGGTAAAGGCGCCGGCAATGTGCCGGATCATAAATTAAAAGCTGCCAACGACAGCCTGGATCTGCCGCCATTGACCGATGCGATGCGGCAATTCGTGGATTGGGTGGCGACATACACCATGAATCCGCGTGGTGCTATTTTAAAAATGGTGATGGCGGAAAAATCGGTGTTTGCCGTGCCAAAACGTGCTCGCAAACCGGTGACCGCAAAAAGTTACGATTATCGTCCGCCTAATATATCGTTGGAACCCGAACAACAACGCGCCGCCGATGATTTGGTTGGTAAATTAGGCCGCGGATATTCAGCGACTTTATTGGAAGGCGTTACGGGATCGGGAAAAACCGAAGTCTATTTTCAGGCGATTGCCAAGGCGTTGCAGGAAAAAAAACAAGTATTGTTGCTGTTGCCGGAAATTGCGCTGTCGGCGCAATTATTGCGGCGGTTTCAAGATGAATTCGGCGCGGCTGCTACGTTATGGCATTCGGATTTGAAATCCACCGAGCGGCGGCAAAACTGGCTGGATATTGTCACGGGTCGCGCGCGAGTGATTATCGGTGCGCGTTCGGCGTTGTTTTTGCCGTACAAAGATTTAGGCCTGATTGTGGTCGACGAAGAACATGAAGGCGCATTCAAGCAAGAAGAAGGCGTGTTATATCACGGCCGCGATATGGCGGTGGTGCGCGCACATTTGGAAAAAATACCTATTATATTGGTCTCCGCGACCCCAAGTTTGGAAACGGCCGCCAATGTGCAATCGGGCAAATATCATCATTTGCATTTATCCAAACGGTACAGCGGCGCGAAATTGCCGGATATTCAGATAATCGATCTGCGCACCCACAAATTGCCGCGCGGACGGTGGATTTCCGATGTTTTACAAAAAGCGCTCGCGGATAATTTGCAATCGCGGCAACAAAGCCTGTTGTTTTTAAACCGGCGCGGCTATGCGCCATTAACCTTGTGCCGCACATGCGGTCACCGCATGCAATGCAAACGGTGCAGCGCCTGGCTGGTGGAACATCAAAAAACCGGCGAGCTATGTTGCCATCATTGCGGGTTTACCATGCGCAAACCGCAAAACTGCCCATCATGCAAAAAAGAAAATGATTTGCATCCGATCGGACCGGGGGTGGAGAGGATAGAAGAAGAAGTAAAACAATTATTTCCATCCGCGCACGTGGCGGTGATGTCCAGCGATCTGACCGAAAGCGCGCAAAAAGTGGCGGAGTTGGTGCAGGCGTTGGAACTTGGCGAAATAGATATCGTGATCGGAACGCAAATGATCGCCAAGGGTTATCATTTCCCTCGTCTAACATTGGTTGGTGTTGTGGATGCGGATCTCGGTCTTGCTGGCGGGGATTTGCGCGCCGCCGAACGCACACATCAATTATTATTGCAAGTTGCTGGCCGTTCGGGCCGCGAGGATTTGCATGGCAAGGTTTACTTGCAGACCCATTTGCCGGATCACCCGGTATTACAGGCCATCGCGCGCGGCGATGACGAGGCATTTTATGCCTTGCAAATGGAAGAACGCAAATTGCTGTCCATGCCGCCATTCTCGCGTTTGGCATCGGTGGTAATTTCGGGGGCAAACCAATCCATGGTCGAAGAACATGCGGGGAAATTGGCGCGCGCTATCCCGCATAATATTACGGGCTTGCAAATATTGGGCCCTGCGCCAGCGCCCTTATCGCGCCTGCGCGGTAAATACCGGATGCGTTTTCTGGTCAAGGCGGCCAAGAATCTCGCAATCCAGGACCATTTACGTGCCTGGGTGGGATCACAGCCCCATTCCCGCGCCATTAAAATTCAAGTGGATGTAGATCCGTATAGTTTTGTCTAA
- the fsa gene encoding fructose-6-phosphate aldolase codes for MKFFVDTADVQEIKELAATGLLDGVTTNPSLVAKSGRNFLEVIAEICKIVDGPVSAEVAATDYDAMIKEGLKLSKIAKNVAVKVPLTPDGLKACKTFRAKNIMVNVTLCFSPAQAILAAKAGATFVSPFVGRLDDIGVDGMQLIADIAQIYKQYSDFDTQILVASVRKPEHVVEAAKVGAHVATIPAAIIKQLFHHQLTDKGLAQFVADWQKTGQSIL; via the coding sequence ATGAAATTCTTCGTCGATACCGCCGATGTGCAGGAAATTAAGGAATTGGCCGCAACCGGGCTTTTGGATGGGGTAACCACCAACCCGTCGTTAGTAGCCAAATCGGGGCGCAATTTCCTCGAAGTCATTGCCGAAATTTGCAAAATCGTCGATGGGCCGGTTTCGGCCGAGGTTGCCGCAACCGATTATGACGCCATGATCAAAGAAGGGTTGAAATTATCCAAGATCGCCAAAAACGTTGCGGTCAAAGTGCCTTTGACACCGGATGGGCTGAAAGCCTGTAAAACTTTCCGCGCCAAAAATATTATGGTCAATGTGACGCTGTGTTTCTCGCCGGCGCAGGCAATTCTGGCGGCCAAGGCCGGCGCGACTTTTGTATCGCCATTTGTTGGACGCCTGGATGATATTGGCGTCGACGGCATGCAATTGATTGCCGATATCGCGCAAATATATAAGCAATATTCGGATTTCGACACGCAGATCCTGGTGGCATCGGTGCGAAAACCGGAACATGTGGTCGAAGCGGCCAAAGTCGGCGCGCATGTAGCCACCATTCCAGCCGCAATCATCAAGCAATTATTCCATCACCAGTTGACGGACAAAGGTCTTGCCCAGTTTGTTGCCGATTGGCAAAAAACCGGACAAAGCATTCTTTAA
- a CDS encoding aldo/keto reductase: MFSPITQYKLTAGYEIPRIIKGCWQLSSGHSDVDRSQALSDLGAYIDAGFTALDCGDIYTGVEELIGDYIRGNRGKKVQIHTKYVPDLDCLDKVDFAGTQAVIDRSLLRLGVESLDLVQFHWWDFAVHRYVEVAQHLAALQKQGKIRHIGVTNFDGARLQELLRAGVPVVSNQVQYSVLDDRPGQDKILRDVCRNHGVRLLAYGTMAGGFLQESNLGAAPPEPPFQNRSQTKYHLMIEEFGGWELFQELLRTLTNIGKKYDVSPSAVASAYVLRCTNVAGVIVGARNQAHLTETILIQRCSLSPDDVGKIQTVRSKAKGPNGPVYGLERDRDGPHGKIMRYDLNTAVMPRRELART, translated from the coding sequence ATGTTTAGTCCTATAACACAATATAAATTAACCGCAGGGTATGAAATTCCGCGCATTATCAAAGGTTGCTGGCAGTTATCGTCCGGCCACAGCGATGTGGACCGAAGCCAGGCTCTAAGCGATCTGGGGGCCTATATCGACGCGGGTTTTACCGCGCTTGATTGCGGCGATATTTATACAGGTGTTGAAGAATTGATCGGCGATTATATTCGCGGCAACCGCGGTAAAAAGGTGCAAATTCACACCAAATACGTGCCGGATCTTGATTGTTTGGATAAGGTTGATTTTGCCGGCACGCAAGCCGTGATCGACCGTTCTCTGCTGCGTTTAGGAGTAGAGAGTTTGGATCTGGTGCAATTTCACTGGTGGGATTTTGCCGTGCATCGGTATGTTGAAGTCGCGCAGCATCTGGCAGCATTGCAAAAGCAAGGAAAGATCCGCCATATTGGCGTAACCAATTTCGATGGCGCGAGATTGCAGGAATTGTTACGCGCTGGCGTGCCGGTTGTCAGCAATCAGGTGCAATATTCGGTGCTGGATGATCGTCCGGGTCAGGATAAAATATTACGTGATGTTTGCCGCAATCATGGCGTGCGTTTGCTAGCGTATGGAACTATGGCTGGCGGCTTTTTGCAAGAATCGAATTTAGGCGCCGCGCCGCCGGAGCCTCCGTTTCAAAATCGTTCGCAAACCAAATACCATCTGATGATCGAAGAATTCGGCGGATGGGAATTGTTCCAGGAATTATTGCGAACTTTGACAAATATTGGAAAGAAATATGATGTTAGTCCAAGTGCGGTAGCAAGCGCCTATGTTCTGCGTTGTACAAATGTAGCAGGGGTTATTGTCGGCGCGCGAAACCAGGCGCATTTGACGGAAACGATACTAATCCAACGATGCAGCCTTAGCCCGGACGATGTTGGAAAAATTCAAACGGTACGATCCAAAGCCAAGGGGCCGAATGGACCGGTATATGGATTAGAACGCGACCGCGACGGACCGCACGGTAAAATCATGCGTTATGATTTGAACACTGCGGTGATGCCTAGGCGCGAATTAGCTCGTACCTGA
- a CDS encoding TIGR04076 family protein yields MPLARGKKMGCNHPVGSYFELSGENLKLGQKTFPIYSLAAILPLLPAMQRQVQDNDWMSTDHIIACPDPNCGGRFQITRIGKRKFQYSKTTLTKRRK; encoded by the coding sequence ATGCCGCTCGCGCGCGGCAAAAAAATGGGATGCAATCATCCGGTTGGATCCTATTTCGAGCTCAGTGGCGAGAATCTAAAGCTGGGCCAGAAAACATTTCCGATCTATTCACTGGCAGCGATTCTGCCGTTACTGCCGGCGATGCAACGCCAGGTGCAGGATAATGATTGGATGAGCACGGATCATATCATCGCTTGTCCAGATCCGAATTGCGGCGGACGGTTTCAAATCACCCGCATCGGCAAGCGCAAATTTCAATATTCCAAAACAACTTTAACCAAAAGGAGAAAATAA
- a CDS encoding DUF484 family protein: MVTRKPHSDKVTEQQVLDYLEKHPNFLLKHPALLELLTPPSRHEGGKVMDLQNFMLRKLQADNSKLRGVNTDLIHNTRENITAQQRVHSAIISLLSANGLEDLLYVIASDLAMQLDLDAVMLCFEANDIMPTGTAMPGIQILDPLYIDEVMGTRHILLRGEIDPDPAIFGAAAALVQSDALIRLYISDTIPDAMLALGSRKVNAFQTAFGGELLAFLGQVVEICITQWITVGE; encoded by the coding sequence ATGGTTACGCGCAAACCCCATAGCGACAAGGTCACCGAACAGCAAGTTTTGGATTATCTGGAAAAACATCCGAACTTTTTGCTGAAACATCCGGCGTTGCTGGAATTGCTGACCCCGCCATCGCGGCATGAAGGCGGCAAGGTGATGGATTTGCAAAATTTCATGCTGCGCAAATTGCAAGCGGATAACAGCAAACTGCGCGGCGTCAACACCGATTTGATTCATAACACGCGTGAAAATATAACCGCGCAGCAGCGCGTGCATTCCGCCATCATCTCGCTATTGTCCGCCAACGGCCTTGAAGATTTATTGTATGTGATCGCATCGGACCTTGCCATGCAGCTCGATTTGGATGCGGTGATGCTGTGTTTCGAGGCGAACGATATCATGCCGACCGGAACCGCAATGCCCGGCATTCAAATTCTGGACCCGTTATATATCGACGAGGTCATGGGCACGCGGCATATATTGCTGCGCGGGGAAATCGATCCCGATCCAGCTATTTTCGGCGCGGCCGCGGCGCTGGTGCAATCGGACGCGTTAATCCGCCTATATATCAGCGATACGATTCCCGATGCGATGCTGGCGCTGGGATCGCGCAAGGTCAATGCGTTTCAGACCGCATTCGGCGGCGAATTGCTGGCGTTTCTGGGCCAAGTAGTTGAAATCTGTATCACGCAATGGATTACGGTTGGCGAATAA
- a CDS encoding tyrosine recombinase XerC codes for MKSVSRNGLRLANNRNSLATIRQPLYTIFMFPQFCDTKLQKAIAHWFEWMQSERRYSPETIERYQKDFVYFLSFLQDHTGGELNLKTLLGLEAADFRAFMASRHNAGMQRVSIARILSTIRSFYKFLAKKEYGQNAAITVIRSPKLPKTLPRAIAGAEAEALLDGSDILSDIPWIQKRNMAMFALMYGAGMRVGEVVGLNRNNAPVNDTTVITGKGNKQRVVPILPQIQKAVRDYIDHCPLPLAANDPLFIGQKGKRLQRTNIAGMVRQLRAAMGLPEHTTPHALRHSFDTHLLNGGADLRSIQELLGHANLSTTQRYAQVEVEKMLDIHARAHPRGKKSG; via the coding sequence TTGAAATCTGTATCACGCAATGGATTACGGTTGGCGAATAATCGCAATTCCCTAGCCACCATCCGCCAACCCCTATACACTATTTTCATGTTCCCGCAATTTTGCGACACCAAATTGCAAAAGGCGATTGCCCATTGGTTCGAATGGATGCAAAGCGAACGGCGTTATTCGCCCGAAACCATCGAGCGTTATCAAAAAGACTTCGTATATTTTTTATCGTTCCTGCAAGATCACACTGGCGGCGAATTAAATTTAAAAACCCTGTTAGGGCTAGAGGCCGCGGATTTCCGCGCTTTCATGGCTTCGCGCCATAATGCGGGAATGCAGCGCGTCAGCATCGCGCGGATCCTATCGACCATCCGCAGTTTTTATAAATTCCTGGCCAAAAAAGAATACGGGCAGAACGCGGCGATCACCGTGATCCGCTCGCCCAAATTGCCCAAAACACTGCCGCGCGCGATCGCCGGGGCGGAAGCCGAGGCGCTATTGGACGGCAGCGATATTTTATCCGACATACCCTGGATACAAAAACGCAATATGGCGATGTTCGCGTTGATGTACGGCGCGGGAATGCGGGTTGGCGAAGTGGTCGGATTGAATCGCAACAATGCGCCGGTAAATGACACAACGGTGATTACCGGCAAAGGCAATAAACAACGCGTCGTGCCGATTTTGCCGCAAATACAAAAGGCGGTGCGGGATTATATCGATCATTGCCCCCTGCCCCTGGCCGCGAATGATCCGTTATTTATTGGCCAAAAAGGCAAACGGTTACAACGCACCAATATCGCCGGCATGGTGCGGCAATTGCGCGCCGCGATGGGATTGCCGGAACATACGACGCCACATGCCCTGCGCCACAGCTTCGACACGCATCTATTAAATGGCGGCGCCGATTTACGCAGCATTCAGGAATTGCTGGGCCACGCCAATTTATCGACCACACAAAGGTACGCCCAAGTCGAAGTCGAAAAAATGCTCGACATTCACGCGCGCGCGCATCCACGGGGGAAGAAAAGCGGGTAA
- a CDS encoding porin family protein, translating into MKRLLLSIFLLSTLAVIPVARAADNAVKPGLYGSLGLSHVTLRDSDFSDGTDSVTVESDGGYGIMAALGYRFTNNLRAEGEIAYRHNDLDNVEGIDLNGDAKAWSFMANGYYDFNTGGVQPYLGAGIGVARVSQDSTFTVGGFTYDSEGSDTVLAYQAIVGVAVPVATDTNIGVEYRYFGTQNPEDEGVEAEYGTHNIGVRLNHSF; encoded by the coding sequence ATGAAACGTCTATTATTAAGTATCTTTCTCTTATCTACGCTGGCGGTCATACCGGTGGCGAGGGCTGCGGATAATGCGGTGAAACCAGGCTTGTACGGTTCGCTCGGCCTCTCGCATGTCACACTGCGCGATTCGGATTTTTCCGATGGCACGGATAGCGTGACGGTCGAATCCGATGGCGGTTATGGCATCATGGCCGCGTTGGGCTATCGCTTTACCAATAACCTGCGCGCTGAAGGCGAGATCGCTTATCGCCATAATGATCTCGATAATGTCGAAGGTATCGATTTAAACGGCGATGCCAAGGCATGGTCGTTTATGGCCAACGGTTATTACGATTTCAACACGGGCGGCGTGCAGCCTTATCTGGGCGCTGGCATTGGCGTCGCGCGGGTTTCGCAAGACAGTACTTTTACCGTCGGTGGATTTACCTATGATAGCGAGGGCAGCGATACGGTATTGGCGTACCAAGCCATCGTCGGCGTTGCGGTTCCGGTCGCAACCGATACCAATATTGGCGTCGAATACCGCTATTTCGGTACGCAAAATCCCGAGGATGAAGGCGTCGAGGCGGAATATGGCACGCATAATATCGGCGTGCGGTTAAATCACTCGTTCTAA
- a CDS encoding XRE family transcriptional regulator produces the protein MESVYDKDYRKIVDLLIAARKKAGIRQVDLAAKLNKPQPFVSRYETYERRLDIVEFMHICRLIKADYQAILSAVFGGKR, from the coding sequence TTGGAATCCGTATACGACAAAGATTACCGGAAGATCGTTGACCTTCTGATCGCCGCCCGCAAAAAAGCTGGGATTCGGCAAGTGGACCTTGCGGCCAAATTAAATAAGCCGCAACCATTCGTATCGCGCTATGAAACCTATGAACGGCGTTTGGATATAGTAGAATTTATGCATATCTGCCGTTTAATCAAGGCGGATTATCAAGCGATTCTGTCTGCGGTGTTTGGCGGGAAGAGGTAA